Proteins found in one Thermopolyspora flexuosa genomic segment:
- a CDS encoding ABC transporter substrate-binding protein yields the protein MLLAACTGEGARVVPPPSPDFSVREATFVYVSDTEVIDDWDPATAYGNEIIALQNIYETLTVYNPVTRKAGPRLAISWRSSADRRTWTFRLRPDVRFHTGRPLDAQAVQRSIERTRSLGGPAAYIWDPVSTITVEDPTTIVFHLRYAAPLDLIASSGYGAYIYDTAAAGSGDLKRWFATGRDAGSGPYTIAEWNKGKVAELTLRAFDGYWGGWDGPRYRNVVFRVETDQETAWRRLLQGEANFLARLDPAYHRRAENTPGVRSVKTASFQNLLLLFNTASGPLRDRRVRRAVQYAIDYHGLIRALDGAGEPATGLVPDGLVGHVRDRQPRQNLTQAARLLTLAGYGPGRRPLRLTLTYAADDADQRMLVTRLAAALRGLNVRLDARALSWEAQLARARDKRPGRRQDVFVMYWRPDYADAYSWYRNLFHGDDPSSLNFAYLKDRKTDDRIDALPTLFATDRTAAQRAYADLQTRLVDELAVVAVPWVVNHLRAFLGGVRGYTDNPAYPNVVFVHSLTPRG from the coding sequence TTGCTGCTTGCCGCGTGCACCGGCGAGGGCGCCCGCGTGGTGCCGCCGCCCAGCCCCGACTTCTCGGTGCGCGAGGCGACCTTCGTCTACGTCAGCGACACCGAGGTGATCGACGACTGGGACCCCGCCACCGCGTACGGCAACGAGATCATCGCGCTGCAGAACATCTACGAGACGCTCACCGTCTACAACCCGGTGACGCGCAAGGCCGGACCGCGCCTGGCGATCTCCTGGCGGTCCTCCGCCGACCGCCGCACCTGGACCTTCCGGCTGCGCCCGGACGTGCGCTTCCACACCGGCAGGCCGCTCGACGCGCAGGCCGTGCAGCGGTCGATCGAGCGCACCCGGTCGCTCGGCGGCCCCGCCGCCTACATCTGGGACCCGGTGAGCACCATCACCGTCGAGGACCCCACCACGATCGTGTTCCACCTGCGCTATGCGGCGCCGCTCGACCTGATCGCCTCCTCCGGCTACGGCGCCTACATCTACGACACCGCCGCGGCGGGCTCGGGCGACCTGAAACGCTGGTTCGCCACCGGCCGCGACGCCGGCTCCGGGCCGTACACGATCGCGGAGTGGAACAAGGGCAAGGTCGCCGAGCTGACGCTCCGGGCGTTCGACGGCTACTGGGGCGGATGGGACGGCCCGCGCTACCGCAACGTGGTGTTCCGGGTGGAGACCGACCAGGAGACCGCCTGGCGGCGGCTGCTGCAGGGCGAGGCGAACTTCCTGGCCCGGCTCGACCCGGCGTACCACCGGCGCGCGGAGAACACCCCCGGGGTGCGCAGCGTGAAGACGGCGTCCTTCCAGAACCTGCTGCTGCTGTTCAACACCGCCTCGGGGCCGCTGCGCGACCGGCGGGTGCGCCGGGCCGTGCAGTACGCGATCGACTACCACGGCCTGATCCGGGCGCTCGACGGGGCGGGCGAGCCCGCCACCGGGCTCGTGCCCGACGGCCTCGTCGGCCACGTGCGGGACCGGCAGCCGCGGCAGAACCTGACGCAGGCGGCGCGGCTGCTCACCCTGGCCGGGTACGGCCCCGGCCGCCGGCCGCTGCGGCTCACCCTCACCTACGCCGCGGACGACGCCGACCAGCGCATGCTCGTCACCCGGCTCGCGGCGGCGCTGCGCGGGCTGAACGTACGGCTCGACGCCCGGGCGCTGTCCTGGGAGGCCCAGCTCGCCCGGGCACGGGACAAGCGGCCGGGGCGGCGCCAGGACGTCTTCGTCATGTACTGGCGGCCGGACTACGCCGACGCCTACTCCTGGTACCGCAACCTGTTCCACGGCGACGACCCGTCGTCGCTCAACTTCGCCTACCTGAAGGACCGGAAGACGGACGACCGCATCGACGCCCTGCCGACCCTGTTCGCCACCGACCGGACCGCGGCCCAGCGGGCCTACGCCGACCTGCAGACCCGGCTGGTGGACGAGCTCGCGGTGGTCGCCGTGCCCTGGGTGGTCAACCACCTGCGGGCGTTCCTCGGCGGGGTCCGCGGCTACACCGACAACCCCGCCTATCCCAACGTGGTGTTCGTGCACTCCCTGACGCCGCGCGGGTGA
- a CDS encoding sensor histidine kinase yields MGVMGVPGRTRRRTIRFKIFGLLLVPVVSMMALWAVIVGVTTRDSLELRTYTTLWTTLRVPADRLAVELQHERLTAARYLGGQGGRDEMIAQRQHTDRALKNFRELARDQEAAGTITSVMREDLEHLLDRTSRLDAIRGDIDAGLTSVIPAMEAYDAISDAVFLLQRSLSRIEEIPIYQQTRIVINLAYAKELLAREQALAAAMLKPGREPMPQAEQKLFTQIAGNRRFMIDQALAELDPELRAYHVNLIASPEYQRLRLLEERIFANSPPSYTEWQTVAGRLATAFQQAQDQAGARLAQRAEPVADDVLARAVLLAGAGLAIVLVTVLVTLRLGSRLSVELAALRRAAQEVAQVRLPNVVDKLRRGEQVDTEAEAPPINTKSSTAEIQDVEEAFSAVQHTAIDAAVGQARLRAGVNQVFLNLARRSQVLLHRQRIQLDDMQRRATEPETLDDLFRLDHLTTRMRRHAENLIILAGEVPGRGWSKPVPIFDVARGAAAEVEDYARVTVHNMSDHALVGEAVGDVIHLVAELIENATVYSPAHTQVHVRGEMAANGFVIEVEDRGLGIPRDALEEFNDRLANPPEFDLADSDRLGLFVVGRLAARHDIRVTLRPSPYGGTTAIVLIPLDLISTPQPPDTPRGLVPLTLIPVDNDTTAGEEGDR; encoded by the coding sequence ATGGGTGTGATGGGAGTGCCCGGCCGTACCCGGCGCAGGACGATCCGCTTCAAGATCTTCGGCCTGCTGCTCGTGCCGGTCGTCTCCATGATGGCGCTGTGGGCGGTGATCGTCGGCGTCACCACCCGCGACAGCCTGGAGCTGCGCACCTACACCACGCTCTGGACCACGCTGCGCGTGCCCGCGGACCGGCTCGCCGTCGAGCTCCAGCACGAACGGCTCACCGCCGCGCGCTACCTCGGCGGCCAGGGCGGCCGCGACGAGATGATCGCGCAGCGGCAGCACACCGACCGGGCGCTGAAGAACTTCCGCGAGCTCGCCCGGGACCAGGAGGCCGCCGGGACCATCACCTCGGTGATGCGCGAGGACCTCGAGCACCTGCTCGACCGCACCTCCCGGCTCGACGCGATCCGGGGCGACATCGACGCGGGGCTCACCTCGGTAATTCCGGCGATGGAGGCATATGACGCCATTTCCGATGCCGTCTTCCTGCTCCAGCGCAGCCTGTCGCGGATCGAGGAAATTCCCATTTACCAGCAGACCCGCATCGTGATCAACCTGGCGTACGCCAAGGAGCTGCTCGCCCGCGAGCAGGCGCTCGCCGCCGCGATGCTGAAGCCCGGCCGCGAGCCGATGCCGCAGGCCGAGCAGAAGCTGTTCACGCAGATCGCGGGCAACCGGCGGTTCATGATCGACCAGGCGCTCGCCGAGCTCGACCCCGAGCTGCGCGCCTACCACGTCAACCTCATCGCCTCGCCCGAGTACCAGCGGCTGCGCCTGCTCGAGGAGCGGATCTTCGCCAACAGCCCGCCGAGCTACACCGAGTGGCAGACCGTCGCGGGCCGGCTCGCCACCGCGTTCCAGCAGGCCCAGGACCAGGCGGGCGCCCGGCTCGCGCAGCGCGCCGAGCCGGTCGCCGACGACGTGCTCGCCCGCGCCGTCCTGCTCGCCGGCGCCGGGCTCGCCATCGTGCTCGTCACCGTCCTGGTGACCCTGCGGCTCGGCTCGCGGCTGTCCGTCGAGCTCGCCGCGCTGCGCCGGGCCGCGCAGGAGGTGGCCCAGGTGCGGCTGCCGAACGTGGTGGACAAGCTCCGCCGGGGCGAGCAGGTGGACACCGAGGCCGAGGCGCCGCCGATCAACACCAAGAGCTCCACCGCGGAGATCCAGGACGTGGAGGAGGCGTTCTCCGCGGTGCAGCACACCGCGATCGACGCCGCGGTCGGCCAGGCCCGGCTGCGCGCCGGGGTGAACCAGGTGTTCCTCAACCTCGCCCGGCGCAGCCAGGTGCTGCTGCACCGGCAGCGCATCCAGCTCGACGACATGCAGCGCCGGGCGACCGAACCGGAGACGCTCGACGACCTGTTCCGCCTCGACCACCTCACCACCCGGATGCGGCGGCACGCCGAGAACCTGATCATCCTCGCCGGGGAGGTGCCCGGCCGGGGCTGGAGCAAGCCCGTGCCCATCTTCGACGTGGCCCGCGGCGCCGCCGCCGAGGTCGAGGACTACGCGCGGGTGACCGTGCACAACATGTCCGACCACGCCCTCGTCGGCGAGGCCGTCGGGGACGTCATCCACCTCGTCGCCGAGCTGATCGAGAACGCCACGGTCTACTCCCCGGCGCACACCCAGGTGCACGTGCGCGGGGAGATGGCGGCGAACGGGTTCGTGATCGAGGTCGAGGACCGCGGTCTCGGCATACCGCGGGACGCACTCGAGGAATTCAATGATCGTCTTGCCAATCCGCCAGAATTTGATCTTGCGGACAGCGATAGGCTCGGTCTGTTCGTCGTCGGCCGTCTCGCGGCCCGGCACGACATCCGCGTCACGCTACGCCCCTCGCCGTACGGAGGAACCACCGCTATCGTGCTCATTCCGCTCGACCTGATCAGCACCCCGCAGCCCCCGGACACGCCACGCGGGCTGGTGCCGCTCACGCTGATCCCCGTCGACAACGACACGACCGCAGGAGAGGAGGGCGACCGATGA
- a CDS encoding DUF742 domain-containing protein — MTQERWLDEDAGPVVPAYLLTRGRTQSSSKEIDLVAVIVTEGGITPPAGLGPEHLIILHRCTRPTALVDVAAELDLPIGVVRVLVGDLHEQGLVRVRRPSPAARTPNEGLLREVINGLRAL; from the coding sequence ATGACGCAAGAGCGCTGGCTGGACGAGGACGCCGGCCCGGTGGTGCCCGCCTATCTCCTCACCCGGGGGCGGACCCAGTCGTCCAGCAAGGAGATCGACCTCGTCGCCGTCATCGTCACCGAGGGCGGTATCACCCCGCCGGCGGGCCTCGGCCCGGAGCACCTCATCATCCTGCACCGGTGCACCCGCCCCACCGCCCTGGTGGACGTCGCCGCCGAGCTCGACCTGCCGATCGGTGTCGTCCGCGTGCTCGTCGGCGACCTGCACGAGCAGGGTCTCGTCCGGGTCCGCCGTCCGTCCCCCGCGGCCCGTACCCCCAACGAGGGCCTCCTCCGGGAAGTCATCAACGGCCTGCGCGCCCTCTGA
- the fdhA gene encoding formaldehyde dehydrogenase, glutathione-independent, which produces MPDNKAVVYQGPGKVSVEETPYPEFEVKDGPGVNPANVGRKVQHGVIVKTIATNICGSDQHMVRGRTTAPVGLTLGHEITGEVVETGRDVEFIKVGDLVSVPFNIACGRCRNCKEGKTDVCENVNPDRAGSAYGYVDMGGWVGGQAKYVLVPYADWNLLKFPDRDQAMEKILDLAMLSDIFPTGFHGCVSAKVGPGSTVYIAGAGPVGLAAACSAFLLGAAVVIVGDLNKERLAQARSFGCETVDVSAGDPKDQIEQILGVPEVDCAVDAVGFEARGHGREAQQERPATVLNTLMDVARAGGALGIPGLYVTGDPGAADEAARHGSLSIRIGLGWSKSHSFVTGQCPVMRYHRRLMMAILHDRVQIAKAVNATPIPLEDAPRGYAEFDHGAARKYVLDPHGMLAAA; this is translated from the coding sequence ATGCCGGACAACAAGGCCGTTGTCTATCAGGGACCGGGCAAGGTGTCCGTGGAGGAGACCCCGTACCCCGAGTTCGAGGTCAAGGACGGGCCGGGGGTGAACCCGGCGAACGTCGGCCGCAAGGTGCAGCACGGTGTGATCGTCAAGACGATCGCCACCAACATCTGCGGCAGCGACCAGCACATGGTGCGTGGCCGTACCACCGCGCCGGTCGGGCTCACCCTCGGGCACGAGATCACCGGCGAGGTGGTGGAGACCGGCCGCGACGTGGAGTTCATCAAGGTCGGCGACCTGGTGTCGGTGCCGTTCAACATCGCCTGCGGCCGCTGCCGCAACTGCAAGGAGGGCAAGACCGACGTCTGCGAGAACGTCAACCCCGACCGCGCCGGGTCCGCGTACGGGTACGTGGACATGGGCGGCTGGGTGGGCGGCCAGGCCAAGTACGTGCTCGTGCCGTACGCGGACTGGAACCTGCTCAAGTTCCCGGACCGGGACCAGGCGATGGAGAAGATCCTCGACCTGGCGATGCTCTCCGACATCTTCCCCACCGGCTTCCACGGCTGCGTCAGCGCCAAGGTCGGGCCCGGTTCCACGGTCTACATCGCCGGCGCCGGACCCGTGGGGCTCGCCGCCGCGTGCTCGGCGTTCCTGCTCGGCGCCGCCGTCGTGATCGTCGGCGACCTCAACAAGGAACGCCTCGCCCAGGCGCGCAGCTTCGGCTGCGAGACCGTGGACGTGTCGGCCGGGGACCCCAAGGACCAGATCGAGCAGATCCTCGGCGTGCCCGAGGTGGACTGCGCGGTCGACGCGGTCGGCTTCGAGGCGCGCGGCCACGGCCGTGAGGCGCAGCAGGAGCGTCCGGCGACCGTGCTCAACACGCTGATGGACGTCGCCCGGGCGGGCGGCGCGCTCGGCATCCCCGGCCTGTACGTCACCGGCGACCCGGGCGCGGCGGACGAGGCCGCCAGGCACGGTTCGCTCTCGATCCGCATCGGCCTCGGCTGGTCGAAGTCCCACTCCTTCGTCACCGGCCAGTGCCCGGTGATGCGCTACCACCGCCGCCTCATGATGGCGATCCTCCACGACCGCGTCCAGATCGCCAAGGCCGTCAACGCCACACCGATCCCGCTCGAGGACGCCCCACGCGGCTACGCCGAGTTCGACCACGGCGCCGCCCGCAAGTACGTCCTCGACCCGCACGGCATGCTCGCCGCTGCCTGA